TCAAACCTAAAACTACCCAAACCTACCCAACAAACCCATTTTACACCTTCAGCCCAAATAAATACCCTAAACCCAGAGCCCAAATGACCCAACGAGCCAAAGTTAGGGTTTCAGAAAAGCTAAAATCCTAATCACCCACTTGTGCCGACACTGTCACCAAAGCCTGCAGCACTGCCCCACCGCCCTCACGCCTCAAGTAGTACCTACAAGCAATAAATAGGAAAAGACAGTAAAAACAAGAGAAACAACTTGAAgataggctataaaagccgaatgtACAAGCAATGTTGGGGgttcgattttcttttctttgtgaaCATCAATAAAAATAAAGGAGTTTCGAAATACGACGATAGCTTTCAATATAAACATACATAAATCGTGGTTCAAACAACAAAAGAGATCCAAGAACTGAATCAAATCAGTGGCAAAAAATGTGACCCTTTTTTACATATATTTCTCATTTTAGGCATTTGCATATAGatgaataaaaggaaaataaataaataaataaatagcaaaaaaaaagagagaagaaattACCTTTTTCGGCCACCGTGCGTCGCCACCGGCCGGAATCTCTTCCTTCCCCCTCTCCCTCTTCTctccctctttttttttcttttctccgttcaaataattttttaaaatttttttttgtcttttatagggaccaaaacggtgcgttttggtcacCTCCCCCATTTAAAAGAAAACGATGTCGTTTGGCCCCGGGTCGGATCCACCCGACCCGCTCTAATTAAGATCCGCATGTTTTTTAAACGGAATGGCTATTTGcgcatttagcccttccgctttttcatgCATTTACAATCAGGTTATTTTTGCTTTTAATTCGGCCCTGGACTTCGTAgcgtttttcaatttagtccttggccAAACGCTGCGTTGTGATAAAAGGGGTAATTGCTGTTTTGGTCCTCCTAGGTTATGCGCGTGTCGCGTTTTGATCcttcttctttatttcttttcaaattcGCCCCAAAACTTCATTTTCGCTtcgaatttaatcctttttccagatttaatttgatttttatattatctttgcctttttattatttattattgtatttgtcgttatttatcttattattattattattattattattattattattattattattattattatgggttgttatatatatatatctttaatatatatatgaatatatttaGGTAATGTTATTAACAATTATattgtaacattattattattattatttctaatatgtatatatattatgtatatttctaatactatatggtatatttctaacattattattatttatatatatatgtacgtaCTTATGTAGTGTATGAatattttttactatcatttattTTTTAGACTAAGGTCTGTGTGCGCCCTCTCGAGCCAAAACGAAGTTACCCAACGAGGGAGATCACGAATGCTTGCTGGTCAAAGgacaacatgttcactatgacaTATTAGCTCATCTCAAAAagattattattactatatttattatttattagtattttactattactattgttagtattattttttaaaaaatcaatacttatatgtatatattatgtttttacaatactatatttttaataccatatgtattgtatatattcttaatattatatattgtatgtattttcttaataactatattatatgtatatatataatatgtacgtatttttattattattacgtaatttttaaatatatatatgtatatgtgtgtatatctatgtaatattaatagttgtttttaacattattattatttctaataggcgatactatgtaaatattttagtactataatatatatatgttttattaaatatatattatgtatatgtatCTTTATAATGTTATATCTTTATACatgtcatgtatatatttctAATGCTATATTACATTTTTACATATTatcttatgaatatatatatatattattttttaactaCATTATGCACGTATTTTAACGCTATattctatatatatttttaatactatgtatatatattttattcttattattacttatatattttaatacatacatacatttatatatcattatcattgtttttttttattatcattattattattattattattcttgctTTCAATACATATTGTATATACTTTTAAtctagtattatatgttttatatatatgttcATTACTATTTCATGTttacattattactattattatcatgtttagTATCATAtccattattttttgttttatactATTATTATCGCATATACATTgttaatgttttatatattatttgcttcatatattcttaactttttattattatttatccgTTCGAATTTAGCCTATTTGTTCATATCTTATTTCGACATCAATATAGTTTCTTTTTACTTTCTTTATCTAGAAATATTTTCATTCTTGTTttaactaatttcaataaataaggcaacgctaccgatttaacattaagccatTAATtttatcgctatgttgggtgaatatcatcgGCTCATGTTAAAAACGGAAcgcccttctcaaaagaaattgaaattttaaaaattctcgtgttttgatcgaatcacgattaaaatttaaatactgaACTCGTATTTTGGAAAATTAAGACATCGGTGGCGACTCTTTTCTCTTTAAAACCGAAAttccattttcaaaatttcaaataatcACCTCAATTAGTGACCCAAAGCAAAAAAAATTTACGTCGCTAcattatccttaatatagtaaaataaggaaataaagtgataagaaGAGGGAAatttgagttatgtcactgggaagtatattatgacatattgattcaagaaaggactaaatagtaaaagtgagaaaagttttgcggCCCAAgaataaatactcaaaatttgtgggattaaagtataaatatgaaaagttgaaggactaatagtacaaatattttaagggtggaatgatctagaaaccaagaaaaattgatgaattaggaccaaattgaataggcaAAGAATtatgaaggactaaattacaattttatcaaattaagtgatgactcaagaatggaattttaaaagatcacaaagggcaaaatggccaattggaagagagagaaatctagagacaatgatgatgttggagatattttagataaattaaataaatattagtttattaatactttaaattaatttttaaatgatattttattattttattattattttatttaatatatatatatgtaaggaaaGAAAGAGGAGGGGGATCATCTTCTCATGCAactaacgtgagaagaagaagaagaagaaagaaagttttccttttcttacaatttggtccttccaccaaaaatttaccattttcacttagaaatcaaaagaatttccatagccatcaagagagaaagatgacaAGAAGactatggggagttagaatatcaagttagattcaagaaatagaagctggaggggagagaaaatcaagttaaagattgaaatcaatggaataaggtaagaacattaagatttcaatatatttttaagattaatattattgaaaaagcatggaattgatgttaatttagagttttcttaatatatatagtcttatgttcttgatatgttagtgaagagaaaataagagaaagtaatgagaaatagtgtagagaaagaaaataagggtgttataaacatggtaaataaacatcttgtactaaaacagttttggacagcagtagtaggttaactttgaaaaatcaccataaattgtgaaaattgaattagagtatgaaaaaaatatggaattaaatattattgagtctagtttcttatagaagaaatggtgcagtcaatggaattgtgaatcatgagatataataaattttgtgagacaatgtcagaatgattttgggttcccctgttatgaatttggaaaatcatcaaaaatttgagaaaaataattaggttattaaacttatatttttaaaatcctgagtgagtctattttcaatagaaataaactagaacatcatccgaatcctgtacaatgagataattaatttttagtaaagaagggttagaactgtcagacagcagaataagggtgacttcaaagaataaaatgtacttattggctaaaccaaaaattctgaaaattttatggtaagaatacatgTAAGTATAGTTTCATGTAAAATTATCTGATCTTAATTTCTAGTTCTGTAgctcaatatataaataatttagttactatgacgcaaatggacagtttcaaatatacatataagtaaatagtgaaattattgataatgttatttgtagcatgttatataaattaaggatgtggaatggagaggaggaggaggaaaatatgtatgaatattcagctagcatggctaatttgtatgttttaggctcagggactaaattgaataaaagtaaaactttatgggtaattttgtaaaaatgttagaaatgaccaatttgcatgaaatggattattttattatttaaaattacaaaattaaatgaaattattaatttagctcaagatcgggAAAAAACATGttctaaggattaaattgaaaagtgttaaaattatggaaaattctgatatttcatagaattcataggttgttatcaatttgtatgagaatagctgctggaaataaggattaaattgcaagaattttatttttttagcttaaggatgaaatcgtcattaattaaaagtttaggggtagaatggtaattttgtttaaagcattaattgaatgtattagaacatgaaataaatgaaaatgacgatcaaatttatttataaagatccggatgactcgaatacgagacttgaacgtggaaaaaaaaagatatcggattaataaaattataaacatgaacaagcAATGAAGTAAGTTAGTGtagcttgaattgtatttttaaatgcatgaaatatcgatataatgaatcacttgatttatgtttatggagaaatggcaagagaatgatatttatcatgacatgtaaatatgtgattatttttgatacgttgatacaaggaaattaagtaaattgagacaagtaataaattcaagtaaaacatatcgagaaaaataagtatgttaaaggacaatatgtttgattttaattagtTCCAAATATGAACattagatgaaataaaatatctgataaataaatcggtaactccggtaatgccccATAACTCTATTTCGGTGACGGATTCCGATTAGGGGCGTTAtacagtatgtatgccctgttttcacatggcctgtgacacgggtgtgcCTGATagttgtgtgaggcacacggcctattcacacgggcgtgtgatccttttatacatgaaaattttctaagtttctcaaagttttcaaatgttatcagtttagtcccgaacctcttctaagcatgttttaaggtcttgtagagccttataaaggacaatatgattatgtttgattaatgtttatgtgataatgtgttcatgtatgagaaatgtatgttgtatgttgtaattgattggtaatgccttgtaGCCCTATTCCagtaacggatacgggttaggggtgttactaaTACAATGTGAACATGagtgtttattttcatttttagacAAACCCTTCTAATTTTTGACTCATGCATATAAGtatgtcgattgagtcttaatttgATTAGCATAGACATTGCTATCAATACAGGAAAATATGGATTCGAGTGCGCTGAAGTGCGCTATCCATAAAAACCTATTCAATTAAAATTAAGGGTTTAGATGACTAAATTTATAGATTATAGGCTTATTTAACTACAAACTGAGTACGAGGAATTACTTAAACATTATGTGATACTGTAAGTACTTTTTTAGTATATTaatctttttttatttaataaaatattataaaagaaatatatcaaactttaaaaatctattcaaatgataaataataacaataatcaactttaaacataattataataaaatatatttatttacttaaataaaaataaatatgtatatttaaaaataatactgCATGAAATATCTTACACCAATGAACaacaaaaatctaaaaaatatcttgaaaaatcataaacttgttttttttgaacttttggttaaaaaaatcaaaaattgtaaaaagtttAGTTTGAAACctcagaaaaataaataaaataaaaaaatcatttctaCCTTAACATTAAATGTAAATTagtaaaaaatcaatttaaatatatatatatgaaaataaaataaacataaattaactaaaaatataaaactacATAAATATAACTTTTAtgcaatatatatttataaaaaaattaaacgtATTTTTCTCAAAACTTGTCTCCTTTTATataactattatattatatttaggagTGAGCTAAACTcgatttgattaaaaaaattgaaaaaagaattCAAATTTCGAGGTAATTAAATCGAGTTGTTTGAGTTATTCGAGTTAATTCGAGTTaactcgaataagtaattcgagtttTGAGTTCAAGTCaagttgaattttataatttgaataactcaaataatattGAACAACAGGTTGGTGTAAATGCCCATTTGGtccattttaattttgaaaatgaagaaattggtctctctcaacaaaaaaaatataacaaaaacaaaataattttcaaaaattaaaaataatttttaaaattaaaaatatttataaatttatatttttaaaaaaagtataaatttttttaaaataatatctaAAGAATATatgaagaaatttaaaattttaaaaattttctaaaataataattttaggacctaaataagttaattagtgattcaaatttatcatattaaaatatcttcttttttttttgttttttaaaaaagttttcaaatatatataatttcaaatttatgCGCTCTAACATGGaatttgtagcgacgtaaaaattttagcttggcttggtcgctaattgtggcgatttattgaaaacttggaaactgaaattttattttagaataaacaaggagtcgccaccgatcctttttcctaggtgtgatcggacacctattagatctctttatttttaaaataaaaagaaggctAAGTTTAGGTCCACGTCAAAATCCAGAGACAAAGTAGggctcgggagtcagttacgcgcgaggaaggtattagcaccctcgcgacgcccaaaattggtatcttttaaacatgtgttgtcttaattttcaaaaatgctaattcaatttaaattccaatcgtgatccgatttaaaagacgagaactttcaatctttgatttttgagaaggatataccgttttaacacgagcagacaaattccatccaacatagcgatgaaatttacgTCTTAATGTTAAATTGATATATTGCCTCGAttagtaattaaaacataaaaaatattcatgaaataagaatttaaaataaatcaaagatgcaaacaatgacattatcaatgaaaaatgttaacataatactagagcattagcaaaacaataataataatatttaaaagagaaataaaaccaaacatgaacgaatataaagtacatttagtaataataatataaggtaatatatacataagataatatgcaaaaatataatatatgacatatatacatgatgtatgaaaatataatgcctaaTAGACATATATGTGCAATATTACTAAATATATACGTACTAGATACAAGTACACATAGTATAATTGAACATATGCAATAATATTAGGAATACTATGGACAGGAAAATacatttatactaataatagtaaaagatgtatgtacaccaaataataatataataagtagcaataggaaaataataaatacaaaatcaataatacgacatacacaaataatacaaataagaaaggtatatatatatgtatgataaaataaatgtattaaaattaataataaatacaatatgggtaaaaataaatatatacatgatatataatgtaatgtggtactaagaaaatatatatatatatatacaatatagtatttaaaaatatatacataagatggtataaaaatatgtacatggaaatgtataagaactatatataactagtaatattaaaatatatataatatatagaacatatacaatacatacataccttagaaatgataataataataagagaaCTATTTTGTACACTACACACATacttacacacacacacatatatatatatatatataaataatagtattagaaatatacaatataatattagaaatatacatataatagtataaaaatatataactaataatattaaaatatatatactaatatatataaaatataatattaaaaattatttacataacatatatgaaaaacatatataatataatattaaaacatttacataatatatacacatatgattTCAAGgttaaatacatattaaaaataataataatattacataaagatatacttatatatatattaaagctaTGTACATATATAGTAAAATACATGGAcaatacaacattcaacatatacataatatataataaaatgataatatacataatatataaattacatatataacaaaacatgtactatgatgatgataataataataataataataataataataataataataataataataataataataataatattgatataTAAAGACAAATATagcattaaaatattaaaataaaataattaaaagactaaatacaaatacatacatacacatgcatatatgaataattatacattaaGACATGcaataaatacatttaatataataaatataaatattaaaatcaataaataacaGAAAATGAAAGCGGGTAGattgaaaataaaacaataaatcgacaaagaggactaaattgaacataAAACGCCATTTTGgggcaaaatttaaaaaataagtaaaCAGGGAAGGACTTATTAGAACACGCGAGGAATGTGAAAGGACCAAAACAGCAATATTACCTGATCCTCAAAACGCAGCGTGgcagtaaggactaaattgaaaaacggGTAAGATTCCAGGGCCGAATTAAAATAACGAAAAACTTAATTGCAAGATGTTTAAAAAGCGGAGGGGTTAAACGCGCAAATAACCCCTCTctaaaaaaacacgcggatcttgtTAGAGCGGGTCGGGTCCACCAGACTCGGggcccaaaacggcgtcgttttggcttAAACGGATGGGGGTctaaaacggtgcgttttggacccctatataagtcaaaaaaaatttaaaaaaaattcattttgcgCCGTGGAGAGAAAAAAAAGATAAAGAAAGGAAGAGAGAGGAGGGGGGAGGGGAGAAATTTGGCCAGGGGGAAGGGGACCGTCCGGTCACCGGAGGCTCGCCGGCGTCGGCGCCAGCCACCGTACATGGTGGCCGGAGTAGGtaatttctctctttttttaaaaaaaattatttctttatttcttttatacgTTTTAATATATGTATTTACGTATAATTACTGATAAAAATGAAATCTTTATGTATGCGGTGTATAGATGTAAGTATGGGAAAGAAAGGACATTGACTACCTTAGATTCGGTTTGATTACTGCTTACTGTTCCCTCTAAGTTAAATCTGCTCTGCTATTGCTGAAAAATTCCTAATTTCTATCGTTTCTTGTATTGAGAATGCCGAaaatcagaaaagaaaagaggaaccCTATTACACTCTTTCCTtcgggtttttataacccttctacaaatatttgtttattgtttgcgTGTGCTTGTCTGATTGTAGGGTATGGCCAGTGCTGATGGTGGCAGAGCAGGTGGCAGACGTGACCGGTGGGTGGGGTGGTTGCGGCGCTGCTGATGGGATTTGGGGTTAGGATTGTTTTGGGCTTAGGGTTAGGTTAATCGTGGGCTAGTAGGATTTGGGCAGGTGTTGGGTTGTAAGTGGGTTAAGGGTAAGGAATTGGGTTAGTTAGTTGGGTTTGGGTAGTAAATGGGTCTGATGGGTTTGTAAGGGTTGGGTTGTAAATGTATTTGGGCTAAATTTGGGCTCCTAcagaattaattatattataacaagattttaatttgacatatttaatatttttaatttaacttgaacGATTTCACTTGATTAGAttcgaaaaaatttaaaatcaaattaaaataaaaaataaaactcttCAATTCaattaacttaaaaattttcACTATAAAACAATTGTCAAAGTTTTTCCTTTCTACAAATGATATTTTATAGATAATAACCAAACAAATATATCTATCAAATACTGGATTGTTTATTCCTTATTTGCTAACTTTTTATTGCTTGTTTTGTAGATATAATCTCAGACAGATGAACTCACTATTAAATTCAGTGGACTTGGTTCCAGGATGCCAAACGCAAGTAGCTTTTGGTTCTGCTCTAGCATAACCATGTGCTGCTCCTCTAAGAATACCCATGTGCTGCTCCTCCAAGAATACCCATGCTTCAATTCCATTTCTCATCTTTGTATCCATCAGAAAAACCATATTCACCATCTCAGTTTTTGATTTGGTTTTAGGGGCATAGGCAACCCAGGTTGGCTTTCCCCACCCAAAATCTATCTCATAGGCACCCATGTTGGCATGTTGCACCAACTACTAAACATAATAAAATCATCAATCTTATCATTTGTACCAGGCGATGCCTTACCTATCTCTTTCACGTACTCGCGATATTTAAGCCATCCACCATCTCCTTGTAGGGTGGTAATAAGATCAATGTCTATTTTTCTTATTGCTTTCCTTAGATGGCAAACTAAGTTATCCAACTGTGTCTACTTTGCCGTCACTAGTGCAGCTGCTAAGCATAGGAAGTTTCCCATTGAATACTTTGGGACTTGTGGTCTAGCCCTTTGACGAAGATTCACTGCATGCGTTATAAGAGTTGACTTCGGGATGTCGGATTTTGCTTTGGAAGCAGCCATAATACACTTGCTGAGGAGGGCTGAAACAACCTCGACCCGTGTTGGATATGGCACACTTGAACTTGCTGTTTTGGCCTTCAGTGAAGCTATTGCTGACGCATCAAAAACAATTCTCCTCGACTGCCATATTCCCTTTTTGACAAATGGGTTGACCATTCCTAAATAGGTTGCCTTCCTGGGGTATGCCACACTCTGTGGGAAGACAAAAGAGGCGTCGAAATTCGAACATGGAGCTTCTTCACCACCTTTTCGAGTCAGTGCAACTCAACTGCTGATCATAAACGTGGCGGCGGCAGGTGCATCGACGATTACGTGGGAGAGGAATGCGCCAATAGCAATGCCACCACATGCAAAGTTGGTGACTTGTATCATGGCTATATAATAACCTCCTGCACTCGTTTCAGTCCAATTAGATTCAGGGAGGAGTTGAGAAACATAAGATGAATCAGGGAGGTTGAGAAATACACAAAGTGGAAGGTTAACTCTAGCCTCTACATAGTAAGCTCCCTCATCATTACGAGCGATGGAAAGATGGTCCTTGATCCTTCCTGCAAATGGATAAAAGAGAGTTAAGGTTTGTGATAGAGATCGGGACCTCATGGATCGAGTTGGAGGCAATGATATCAGCTGGTGGAATGCTTGTTTCTTGGTTCACATAGAAGAATACCGTAGGAAGATAATAAGATGAAGgaacgaactgatccaaaaaggAAAGCTTGTGTGTTGTAAGATGGTGAGGTGTTGAAGAAGTGGGTTTGATAAGTTGTTTGGAAACTATATCGACCTCCATAACCATTTTCTCTGGCAGAATGATTAAGCTGGTCACCGTTAAAAGCAAGTGCTATATAACTTTGAACACAAACTTGACCTCAAACAAACAACAAATTGTATCTATCCATCTTAAGAAAAGTTCTTAGCtatattctaaaattttaatcaCATTTAGAGAAGGGATGATATCAaaccttaataaattaatttttttttggtgacttttaatatttttagttagatttaatttttttttaggaaTAAAAAAACTACAAATCAGGAAAGAAAattattatttcataatttaaattaatatagaatatctcataatttaaatgaaaattattatttatggcaataaatgttataaatatacaaaatcataattttatgatattatttTGAAAAAAGAACATTGAAAAAGACGGCAATATCTTTTtgaaatacatattttaattataataatgcaatatgaattttaattataaaatgtaaCACCTACTTTTGagcattaaataaatttaaatattaaaaaattgttTACAAATACTGAAAAGTTATTGtctaattttaaaatatgttAATGTTTAATTTTGAACATTCAAGAAATAATAATTAGCTTATTTTacaaatattgaaaattttaaatttaaatttttatatactactttattgtctttttatttataattaatttttaatttttacatttaaattagtattaaaaggtaaatatttttaaaaaaatttgttgaataaaattaGTATATAACTTTATGCTGTACAATTATTATTGTCTTTTAGTTTTTCAATATATTCAAATTTTGTtctaaattttaacaaataatataattaaattaaattaatatatctaATCAATCCGT
This is a stretch of genomic DNA from Gossypium arboreum isolate Shixiya-1 chromosome 11, ASM2569848v2, whole genome shotgun sequence. It encodes these proteins:
- the LOC128283948 gene encoding acyltransferase Pun1-like, whose product is MVMEVDIVSKQLIKPTSSTPHHLTTHKLSFLDQFVPSSYYLPTVFFYVNQETRRIKDHLSIARNDEGAYYVEARVNLPLCVFLNLPDSSYVSQLLPESNWTETSAGGYYIAMIQVTNFACGGIAIGAFLSHSVAYPRKATYLGMVNPFVKKGIWQSRRIVFDASAIASLKAKTASSSVPYPTRVEVVSALLSKCIMAASKAKSDIPKSTLITHAVNLRQRARPQVPKYSMGNFLCLAAALVTAK